In the Larimichthys crocea isolate SSNF chromosome XXI, L_crocea_2.0, whole genome shotgun sequence genome, one interval contains:
- the b4galnt3b gene encoding beta-1,4-N-acetylgalactosaminyltransferase 3 isoform X2, whose amino-acid sequence MISIAFPLKKLRRSSKYLLLGTVLLAVLLTVHHEMTAVKVRSDGSGMNSDVDSSTWRKAFFKERIRRYHQHDSVEDSTAWSFNYTLKTWKPEYVGQANLHVFEDWCGGTTAGLSKNIHYPLYPHSRTTVQKLAVSPQWTNYGLRIFGYLHPFSDGDYVFAVSSDDNSDFWLSTDESPLNVRLLAWVGKSGTEWTAPGEYEKYASQTSKPVWLSAQKRYFFEVIHKQDEKGTDHVEVAWKLQDHGFRFRVIESTHISLYVNESALTLGEVAHIPQTAASHRYTPIKEHGTVADMLREDPRDTIYQMTLMNSKYLHGVLPDCTYKPSYVMKNHPLQRYQGVQLIHLSYIYPNDYTRLTHMETQTSCFYPAGPNWGSRYLRYMRMDHPDAQEKESEGRDFSFQRRKSVLNKEDEFDYEAYQREKETVMHKSLFPDYGDDYDDYANKRRRRLFSLVKETNNMLKNTSDTRLHTKKLQRRRAVPLPQSKSQSKKPVEPLWSGPTEASKHQLDLQQNQTNTETQVKKGEPIKPDAKLRRGKRKKLKSVGSAVKPGHPAMPLDKEQPKANEQPAVPSEQLNAKQHHIQRSRKMNQTQIQRLKDSKLQLLERDAPLPEKLTVAKQQGFKTRDRHLNTTNKDRPILKLNQGDTDDRKHFRDKEIEINMPLQQDRENGKMMEIGQRDRKQSDTKGQEDQAWDKVQNGDLRKRDVKEGEHVFVREEEEDYVDPKDEELSVPPVFDSVINWNQTFDVSHLDLQLHRSDWIDLQCNISGNLLLQSSETLPIINNFMDKLNQKHNGRFTLVRVLHVVKRVDGVRGGRYLLELEVKDEVNDQLLRLTHYIYTLLRYSKNSNTDFNYQESQPHLLLCNPVGFQWNPAATVHIIVPVKNQARWVRLLISEMERVFSATQDTNFNLIVTDFSSTDMDVEKALQKSSLPMYRYVRLKGSFQRAFGLQAGVDLIKDKHSIVFLSDLHITFPTFIIDTIRKHTVEGYMAFAPVVMRLDCGATPFDAKGYWEVNGLGMLGIYKSDLDAVGGLNTREYKNRWGGEDWELIDRIFQAGLELDRVYLRNFYHHYHSKRGMWNHQIPDRHR is encoded by the exons GTATGAATTCTGATGTTGACAGCAGCACTTGGAGGAAGGCCTTTTTTAAGGAAAGG atcaGAAGGTACCATCAACACGACTCTGTTGAGGATTCAACTGCTTGGAGCTTCAACTACACTCTAAAAACCTGGAAaccagag TATGTGGGACAGGCCAATCTGCACGTCTTTGAGGACTGGTGTGGCGGCACTACAGCTGGCCTCTCCAAGAACATACACTATCCGTTGTATCCTCAT TCCAGGACTACAGTGCAGAAGTTGGCCGTCTCTCCTCAATGGACCAACTACGGGCTCAGGATATTTGGTTATCTACATCCATTCTCTGACG GAGACTATGTGTTTGCTGTGAGCTCTGACGACAACTCAGATTTTTGGCTCAGCACAGATGAGTCTCCTCTCAATGTGCGGCTCTTAGCATGGGTTGGAAAG AGTGGCACAGAGTGGACAGCCCCAGGTGAATATGAGAAATATGCCAGTCAGACCTCCAAACCAGTTTG GCTGTCTGCCCAGAAGAGGTATTTCTTTGAAGTTATCCACAAGCAAGACGAGAAAGGGACTGACCATGTGGAGGTGGCA tggAAGCTCCAGGACCATGGCTTTAGGTTCAGGGTTATTGAATCCACTCACATCTCCCTCTATGTTA ATGAGTCTGCCTTGACACTGGGTGAAGTTGCCCACATACCACAGACTGCTGCAAGCCACCGATACACCCCCATAAAAGAGCATGGCACTGTAGCAGACATGCTGAGGGAAGATCCGCGAGACACAATCTACCAGA tgaCTCTGATGAACAGCAAGTATCTTCACGGTGTTTTGCCTGACTGCACGTACAAACCCAGTTACGTAATGAAAAACCATCCTCTGCAGCGCTACCAAGGAGTGCAGTTa ATCCACTTGTCCTACATCTACCCCAATGACTACACCCGACTcacacacatggagacacaGACAAGCTGCTTCTACCCTGCGGGCCCTAACTGGGG TTCTCGCTACTTGAGATACATGAGAATGGACCATCCTGATGCACAGGAAAAAGAATCCGAAGGCAGag ATTTTAGTTTCCAGAGGAGGAAATCTGTGCTAAATAAGGAGGATGAGTTTGACTATGAAGCCTatcaaagagaaaaggaaacCGTGATGCATAAGTCCCTTTTTCCAGACTATggtgatgattatgatgattatgCTAATAAACGCAGGCGTAGACTCTTCTCCTtagtcaaagaaacaaacaacatgctAAAGAACACCTCTGATACAAGACTGCACACAAAGAAGTTGCAGAGGCGTCGTGCTGTTCCACTACCTCAGTCAAAGTCTCAGTCAAAGAAACCAGTTGAACCTCTGTGGTCGGGGCCAACAGAAGCGTCAAAACATCAACTGGACCTGCAACAGAaccagacaaacacagagacccAGGTTAAAAAAGGAGAACCGATAAAACCAGACGCAAAGTTAAGacgaggaaagagaaaaaagctaAAATCAGTAGGGTCAGCTGTGAAACCAGGACATCCAGCAATGCCATTAGACAAGGAGCAGCCTAAAGCAAATGAACAACCAGCTGTCCCATCAGAGCAGCTCAATGCTAAACAGCATCATATCCAGAG ATCTCGTAAAATGAACCAGACCCAAATCCAGAGACTCAAAGACTCAAAGCTTCAACTCTTAGAAAGGGATGCTCCTCTGCCTGAAAAACTTACAGTCGCCAAGCAGCAAGGATTTAAAACCAGAGACAGGCATCTTAACACTACCAATAAAGACCGTCCTATATTAAAGCTGAATCAGGGGGACACGGATGACAGAAAACACTTCAGGGATAAGGAGATAGAGATAAATATGCCTCTGCAACAGGATAGAGAAAATGGCAAGATGATGGAAATAGGACAAAGGGACAGAAAGCAGTCGGATACAAAAGGACAGGAGGATCAAGCATGGGACAAGGTTCAAAACGGGGATCTCAGGAAGAGGGACGTCAAGGAGGGTGAGCACGTTTTTGTgcgggaagaagaggaagactaTGTAGATCCAAAAGATGAAGAACTCAGCGTTCCACCAGTGTTTGACAGTGTGATCAACTGGAACCAGACCTTCGATGTCAGCCACCTGGACCTTCAATTGCACCGATCGGATTGGATCGACCTACAATGCAACATCTCAGGCAACCTGCTGCTCCAGTCCAGTGAAACTCTGCCCATTATTAACAATTTCATGGATAAACTCAACCAAAAGCACAATGG GAGGTTCACATTGGTGCGTGTTCTTCATGTGGTGAAACGTGTGGATGGGGTCCGGGGTGGCCGCTACCTCCTGGAGCTGGAGGTTAAAGATGAAGTGAATGACCAGCTGCTGCGCCTGACGCACTACATCTACACACTGCTTCGCTACAGCAAGAACAGCAACACAGACTTCAATTACCAAGAGTCGCAACCTCACCTTCTGCTGTGTAACCCTGTGGGCTTCCAATGGAATCCAGCTGCCACCGTCCACATTATAGTACCAG TAAAAAACCAGGCTCGGTGGGTGCGGCTGCTGATTTCTGAGATGGAACGAGTGTTCAGTGCGACTCAAGACACCAACTTTAATCTTATCGTCACTGACTTCAGCAGCACTGACATGGATGTGGAGAAGGCTCTACAGAAATCCTCACTCCCGat GTACAGGTACGTGAGGCTAAAAGGATCCTTTCAGCGCGCTTTTGGTTTGCAAGCAGGTGTAGACCTCATAAAA GACAAGCACAGCATTGTGTTTCTTAGTGACCTCCACATCACCTTCCCTACCTTCATCATTGATACCATCAGGAAACACACTGTGGAGGGATACATGGCTTTTGCTCCAGTAGTCATGAGACTGGACTGTGGGGCTACACCATTCGACGCCAAAG GTTACTGGGAGGTCAATGGCTTAGGGATGCTGGGGATCTATAAGTCAGATCTGGACGCAGTGGGAGGACTGAACACCAGAGAATACAAAAACCGCTGGGGAGGAGAGGACTGGGAGCTTATAGACAG GATCTTCCAGGCAGGACTGGAACTGGACAGGGTCTACTTGAGGAACTTCTACCACCACTATCACTCCAAACGTGGCATGTGGAACCATCAGATACCGGATCGCCACAGGTGA
- the b4galnt3b gene encoding beta-1,4-N-acetylgalactosaminyltransferase 3 isoform X1 — MISIAFPLKKLRRSSKYLLLGTVLLAVLLTVHHEMTAVKVRSDGSGMNSDVDSSTWRKAFFKERIRRYHQHDSVEDSTAWSFNYTLKTWKPEYVGQANLHVFEDWCGGTTAGLSKNIHYPLYPHSRTTVQKLAVSPQWTNYGLRIFGYLHPFSDGDYVFAVSSDDNSDFWLSTDESPLNVRLLAWVGKSGTEWTAPGEYEKYASQTSKPVWLSAQKRYFFEVIHKQDEKGTDHVEVAWKLQDHGFRFRVIESTHISLYVNESALTLGEVAHIPQTAASHRYTPIKEHGTVADMLREDPRDTIYQMTLMNSKYLHGVLPDCTYKPSYVMKNHPLQRYQGVQLIHLSYIYPNDYTRLTHMETQTSCFYPAGPNWGSRYLRYMRMDHPDAQEKESEGRDFSFQRRKSVLNKEDEFDYEAYQREKETVMHKSLFPDYGDDYDDYANKRRRRLFSLVKETNNMLKNTSDTRLHTKKLQRRRAVPLPQSKSQSKKPVEPLWSGPTEASKHQLDLQQNQTNTETQVKKGEPIKPDAKLRRGKRKKLKSVGSAVKPGHPAMPLDKEQPKANEQPAVPSEQLNAKQHHIQRSRKANEQPAVPSEQLNAKQHHIQRSRKMNQTQIQRLKDSKLQLLERDAPLPEKLTVAKQQGFKTRDRHLNTTNKDRPILKLNQGDTDDRKHFRDKEIEINMPLQQDRENGKMMEIGQRDRKQSDTKGQEDQAWDKVQNGDLRKRDVKEGEHVFVREEEEDYVDPKDEELSVPPVFDSVINWNQTFDVSHLDLQLHRSDWIDLQCNISGNLLLQSSETLPIINNFMDKLNQKHNGRFTLVRVLHVVKRVDGVRGGRYLLELEVKDEVNDQLLRLTHYIYTLLRYSKNSNTDFNYQESQPHLLLCNPVGFQWNPAATVHIIVPVKNQARWVRLLISEMERVFSATQDTNFNLIVTDFSSTDMDVEKALQKSSLPMYRYVRLKGSFQRAFGLQAGVDLIKDKHSIVFLSDLHITFPTFIIDTIRKHTVEGYMAFAPVVMRLDCGATPFDAKGYWEVNGLGMLGIYKSDLDAVGGLNTREYKNRWGGEDWELIDRIFQAGLELDRVYLRNFYHHYHSKRGMWNHQIPDRHR, encoded by the exons GTATGAATTCTGATGTTGACAGCAGCACTTGGAGGAAGGCCTTTTTTAAGGAAAGG atcaGAAGGTACCATCAACACGACTCTGTTGAGGATTCAACTGCTTGGAGCTTCAACTACACTCTAAAAACCTGGAAaccagag TATGTGGGACAGGCCAATCTGCACGTCTTTGAGGACTGGTGTGGCGGCACTACAGCTGGCCTCTCCAAGAACATACACTATCCGTTGTATCCTCAT TCCAGGACTACAGTGCAGAAGTTGGCCGTCTCTCCTCAATGGACCAACTACGGGCTCAGGATATTTGGTTATCTACATCCATTCTCTGACG GAGACTATGTGTTTGCTGTGAGCTCTGACGACAACTCAGATTTTTGGCTCAGCACAGATGAGTCTCCTCTCAATGTGCGGCTCTTAGCATGGGTTGGAAAG AGTGGCACAGAGTGGACAGCCCCAGGTGAATATGAGAAATATGCCAGTCAGACCTCCAAACCAGTTTG GCTGTCTGCCCAGAAGAGGTATTTCTTTGAAGTTATCCACAAGCAAGACGAGAAAGGGACTGACCATGTGGAGGTGGCA tggAAGCTCCAGGACCATGGCTTTAGGTTCAGGGTTATTGAATCCACTCACATCTCCCTCTATGTTA ATGAGTCTGCCTTGACACTGGGTGAAGTTGCCCACATACCACAGACTGCTGCAAGCCACCGATACACCCCCATAAAAGAGCATGGCACTGTAGCAGACATGCTGAGGGAAGATCCGCGAGACACAATCTACCAGA tgaCTCTGATGAACAGCAAGTATCTTCACGGTGTTTTGCCTGACTGCACGTACAAACCCAGTTACGTAATGAAAAACCATCCTCTGCAGCGCTACCAAGGAGTGCAGTTa ATCCACTTGTCCTACATCTACCCCAATGACTACACCCGACTcacacacatggagacacaGACAAGCTGCTTCTACCCTGCGGGCCCTAACTGGGG TTCTCGCTACTTGAGATACATGAGAATGGACCATCCTGATGCACAGGAAAAAGAATCCGAAGGCAGag ATTTTAGTTTCCAGAGGAGGAAATCTGTGCTAAATAAGGAGGATGAGTTTGACTATGAAGCCTatcaaagagaaaaggaaacCGTGATGCATAAGTCCCTTTTTCCAGACTATggtgatgattatgatgattatgCTAATAAACGCAGGCGTAGACTCTTCTCCTtagtcaaagaaacaaacaacatgctAAAGAACACCTCTGATACAAGACTGCACACAAAGAAGTTGCAGAGGCGTCGTGCTGTTCCACTACCTCAGTCAAAGTCTCAGTCAAAGAAACCAGTTGAACCTCTGTGGTCGGGGCCAACAGAAGCGTCAAAACATCAACTGGACCTGCAACAGAaccagacaaacacagagacccAGGTTAAAAAAGGAGAACCGATAAAACCAGACGCAAAGTTAAGacgaggaaagagaaaaaagctaAAATCAGTAGGGTCAGCTGTGAAACCAGGACATCCAGCAATGCCATTAGACAAGGAGCAGCCTAAAGCAAATGAACAACCAGCTGTCCCATCAGAGCAGCTCAATGCTAAACAGCATCATATCCAGAGATCCCGTAAAGCAAATGAACAACCGGCTGTCCCATCAGAGCAGCTCAATGCTAAACAGCATCATATCCAGAGATCTCGTAAAATGAACCAGACCCAAATCCAGAGACTCAAAGACTCAAAGCTTCAACTCTTAGAAAGGGATGCTCCTCTGCCTGAAAAACTTACAGTCGCCAAGCAGCAAGGATTTAAAACCAGAGACAGGCATCTTAACACTACCAATAAAGACCGTCCTATATTAAAGCTGAATCAGGGGGACACGGATGACAGAAAACACTTCAGGGATAAGGAGATAGAGATAAATATGCCTCTGCAACAGGATAGAGAAAATGGCAAGATGATGGAAATAGGACAAAGGGACAGAAAGCAGTCGGATACAAAAGGACAGGAGGATCAAGCATGGGACAAGGTTCAAAACGGGGATCTCAGGAAGAGGGACGTCAAGGAGGGTGAGCACGTTTTTGTgcgggaagaagaggaagactaTGTAGATCCAAAAGATGAAGAACTCAGCGTTCCACCAGTGTTTGACAGTGTGATCAACTGGAACCAGACCTTCGATGTCAGCCACCTGGACCTTCAATTGCACCGATCGGATTGGATCGACCTACAATGCAACATCTCAGGCAACCTGCTGCTCCAGTCCAGTGAAACTCTGCCCATTATTAACAATTTCATGGATAAACTCAACCAAAAGCACAATGG GAGGTTCACATTGGTGCGTGTTCTTCATGTGGTGAAACGTGTGGATGGGGTCCGGGGTGGCCGCTACCTCCTGGAGCTGGAGGTTAAAGATGAAGTGAATGACCAGCTGCTGCGCCTGACGCACTACATCTACACACTGCTTCGCTACAGCAAGAACAGCAACACAGACTTCAATTACCAAGAGTCGCAACCTCACCTTCTGCTGTGTAACCCTGTGGGCTTCCAATGGAATCCAGCTGCCACCGTCCACATTATAGTACCAG TAAAAAACCAGGCTCGGTGGGTGCGGCTGCTGATTTCTGAGATGGAACGAGTGTTCAGTGCGACTCAAGACACCAACTTTAATCTTATCGTCACTGACTTCAGCAGCACTGACATGGATGTGGAGAAGGCTCTACAGAAATCCTCACTCCCGat GTACAGGTACGTGAGGCTAAAAGGATCCTTTCAGCGCGCTTTTGGTTTGCAAGCAGGTGTAGACCTCATAAAA GACAAGCACAGCATTGTGTTTCTTAGTGACCTCCACATCACCTTCCCTACCTTCATCATTGATACCATCAGGAAACACACTGTGGAGGGATACATGGCTTTTGCTCCAGTAGTCATGAGACTGGACTGTGGGGCTACACCATTCGACGCCAAAG GTTACTGGGAGGTCAATGGCTTAGGGATGCTGGGGATCTATAAGTCAGATCTGGACGCAGTGGGAGGACTGAACACCAGAGAATACAAAAACCGCTGGGGAGGAGAGGACTGGGAGCTTATAGACAG GATCTTCCAGGCAGGACTGGAACTGGACAGGGTCTACTTGAGGAACTTCTACCACCACTATCACTCCAAACGTGGCATGTGGAACCATCAGATACCGGATCGCCACAGGTGA